A window of the Vanessa cardui chromosome 25, ilVanCard2.1, whole genome shotgun sequence genome harbors these coding sequences:
- the LOC124540576 gene encoding uncharacterized protein LOC124540576, translating into MLDKSILGGSWESVISRDDYEIDYSPSPRGSPLKETTNIQEEQPYLISRHNPNKTFRRESVIASWKSLKKEREQALGKRVVYVDADSYEDYYGRNEVKRCKSERTANAPRVLKKVKRTYSVLYRYDPNEEKVVKEYKYQPAKEPEMSTITNLQKSYSEPFLRPERTPKKKVKRSITTFLNIKTKLVSLFSSKN; encoded by the exons ATGTTGGACAAGTCCATCCTAGGCGGTAGTTGGGAGAGCGTG aTCTCGAGAGATGACTACGAGATCGACTACAGTCCAAGTCCAAGAGGATCACCTCTGAAGGAAACAACCAATATCCAGGAGGAGCAACCTTATCTGATCAGTCGCCACAATCCTAACAAGACGTTCCGTCGAGAGTCCGTCATCGCTTCCTGGAAAAGTCTAAAGAAGGAACGAGAACAGGCCTTAGGAAAACGTGTCGTGTACGTCGACGCTGATAGTTATGAAGATTATTACGGGAGGAACGAAGTCAAACGTTGTAAGAGCGAGAGAACAGCAAACGCTCCTCGTGTTCTCAAAAAGGTCAAACGTACATATTCCGTATTGTATAGATACGACCCGAACGAGGAAAAGGTTGTAAAGGAATACAAATACCAACCGGCCAAGGAACCTGAAATGTCAACGATCACAAACCTTCAGAAATCTTACTCAGAACCATTTCTGAGGCCCGAGAGAACGCCTAAGAAAAAGGTGAAGAGGTCCATCACAACGTTCCTTAACATCAAGACGAAATTAGTCAGCTTATTCTCGTCCAAGAATTAa